The following are from one region of the Deinococcus aerophilus genome:
- a CDS encoding diguanylate cyclase, with translation MLSPKIEALQTVGRTELQPGELADQASPAASVAAHAQRCDDLLLDGREAELLDAATLFARAAREQEDDAQEIVALSLLAHAAQRCGRFNVAVQAQGREAELRARSGDRVMQAYCLNNIGLLWGNLGVYADALASLHACQQLGDQYTEIPDELRAACSVNLGNIFLNMGQPAQALSLLETGLEQARRCGDLETEVAALGMIGLAHKNLAHHAESTATLLHAVALAREHDLKPQLIDLHDNLGQVHLEQRQLEQAGTMFRQSLFWAEEAHDVQGRVNALLGLGRLNFQRGEPDSAQTLLLEALDLARAHDLRPSTLNILEALFGGLEALGRLADAYGYLRDYRLLERELFTEETERKTQSMTDHFEAERARREAETYRQLGEVAQHARLQAEETVRVRTAELEAVQIEIVTRLGMAAEYRDDKTGQHTRRVGELSAHLAQAMGLPPEEVDLIRWAARLHDIGKIGVGDDVLLKAGHYTPEEFERMKLHTVIGAKVLEGSTSRLLRMAEEIARTHHERWDGTGYPRGLAAHEIPVAGRIVAVADVFDALTTERPYKRAWTVEEAIQEMRGQAGLQFDPDIVERLLTLVSNNQASLAPLLLPRRQSHAAPSLTAASPDGPQVSAQQWQQAHDLLDRAWSLRQGDPRSGGDLADQGMNLARQTGDDRLLGLAHRTVGFYRYLSGDYENALAHLSQGMDLGILCDDPSLQADCANFTAAVYNSLNDYEKATDQLAVLLRIAREQRDQTREAHCLHNLATLSYANRDLSKAQQLAEQSLELYRALDDVGGQAHAMSTRATIAFDLGQIEEAAQSAQAAREFGMMVGNISVINTALGIAGKSAAKLGRPDEGKALLIQAIERDQVAQLTPFEAWHRFELGHVHHQLGELTEARQCYDAALELAKNSVIRDLELQICLRLSELCAQEGRHQEAFELYRQHHDVERDIHNQTAALKTRALMTQLEVERAKSEAQIYRLKTIELANANQALERVNTEKSGLVNMLEEQSRLLERQLSEDGLTGLFNRKHVEGLLQHEFLNSRTKHRPHVSQPLCAAMADIDHFKQINDRFSHLVGDQVLRTVSRLFQGAVRPTDSIGRYGGEEFLFVFPNTELEQGQRICQRVLEQVQSYDWSQIHPHLNVTLSIGVACDPSVSNHEKLISLADEQLYRAKNSGRNRVCTAGS, from the coding sequence ATGCTGTCCCCCAAGATTGAAGCGCTGCAGACCGTGGGCCGGACAGAACTGCAGCCCGGCGAACTGGCCGATCAGGCCTCGCCCGCTGCCAGCGTCGCAGCGCACGCCCAGCGCTGTGACGACCTGTTGCTGGACGGGCGGGAAGCCGAACTGCTGGACGCCGCCACGCTGTTCGCCCGCGCCGCACGCGAGCAGGAGGACGACGCGCAGGAGATCGTGGCGCTGTCGCTGCTCGCCCACGCGGCCCAGCGCTGCGGACGCTTCAACGTCGCGGTGCAGGCCCAGGGGCGTGAGGCCGAGCTGCGGGCCCGCAGCGGCGACCGGGTCATGCAGGCGTACTGCCTGAACAACATCGGACTGCTGTGGGGCAACCTGGGTGTCTACGCCGACGCCCTGGCCAGCCTGCACGCCTGTCAGCAGCTGGGCGACCAGTACACCGAGATTCCCGACGAGCTGCGTGCGGCCTGCAGCGTGAATCTGGGAAACATCTTCCTCAACATGGGCCAGCCTGCCCAGGCCCTGTCTCTGCTGGAAACCGGGCTGGAACAGGCCCGGCGCTGCGGCGACCTGGAAACCGAGGTCGCCGCGCTGGGCATGATCGGGCTGGCCCACAAGAATCTGGCCCACCACGCCGAGTCCACCGCTACCCTGTTGCACGCCGTGGCGCTGGCCCGCGAGCACGACCTGAAACCGCAGCTGATCGACCTGCACGACAACCTGGGTCAGGTGCATCTGGAACAGCGGCAGCTGGAACAGGCCGGGACCATGTTCCGGCAGTCATTGTTCTGGGCCGAGGAAGCCCACGACGTGCAGGGGCGGGTCAACGCCCTGCTGGGGCTGGGCCGGCTGAACTTCCAGCGCGGCGAGCCGGACAGCGCCCAGACGTTGCTGCTCGAAGCGCTGGACCTCGCCAGGGCCCACGACCTCCGGCCCTCCACACTGAACATTCTGGAAGCGCTTTTTGGCGGCCTGGAAGCCCTGGGACGCTTGGCCGACGCTTACGGGTACCTGCGCGACTACCGCCTGCTGGAACGCGAACTGTTCACCGAGGAGACCGAGCGCAAGACCCAGAGCATGACCGATCACTTCGAGGCCGAACGCGCCCGCCGCGAGGCGGAAACGTACCGCCAGCTGGGTGAGGTCGCGCAGCACGCCCGGCTGCAGGCCGAAGAAACCGTGCGGGTCCGCACCGCCGAACTGGAAGCCGTGCAGATCGAGATCGTGACCCGGCTGGGCATGGCCGCCGAGTACCGCGACGACAAGACCGGCCAGCACACCCGCCGGGTCGGCGAACTCAGCGCGCACCTCGCACAGGCGATGGGCCTGCCGCCCGAGGAGGTCGACCTGATCCGCTGGGCCGCCCGCCTGCACGACATCGGCAAGATCGGCGTGGGCGACGACGTGCTGCTCAAGGCCGGCCACTACACTCCGGAAGAATTCGAGCGCATGAAACTGCATACGGTGATCGGGGCCAAGGTGCTGGAGGGCAGCACATCCCGGCTGCTGAGAATGGCCGAGGAAATCGCCCGCACCCACCACGAGCGCTGGGACGGCACGGGGTATCCGCGCGGTCTGGCGGCCCACGAGATTCCGGTCGCCGGGCGGATCGTGGCGGTGGCCGACGTGTTCGATGCCCTGACCACCGAGCGCCCCTACAAGCGGGCCTGGACGGTCGAGGAGGCCATTCAAGAGATGCGGGGGCAGGCCGGGCTGCAGTTCGATCCGGACATCGTGGAGCGCCTGCTGACCCTGGTAAGCAACAACCAGGCGTCGCTGGCCCCACTGCTGCTGCCGCGCCGGCAAAGCCACGCCGCGCCGTCCCTCACGGCGGCTTCCCCTGACGGCCCGCAGGTTTCCGCGCAGCAGTGGCAGCAGGCCCACGACCTGCTGGACCGCGCCTGGAGCCTGCGTCAGGGCGATCCCAGATCAGGCGGTGACCTCGCAGATCAGGGCATGAACCTGGCACGCCAGACCGGAGACGACCGGCTGCTCGGGCTCGCCCACCGCACCGTGGGCTTCTACCGCTACCTGTCCGGAGACTACGAGAACGCGCTGGCACACCTGTCGCAGGGCATGGACCTGGGCATCCTGTGCGACGACCCCAGCCTGCAGGCCGACTGCGCCAACTTCACGGCGGCCGTGTACAACAGCCTCAACGACTATGAGAAGGCCACCGACCAGCTGGCCGTGCTGCTGCGTATCGCCCGTGAGCAACGCGACCAGACCCGGGAGGCCCACTGCCTGCACAACCTGGCCACGCTGAGTTATGCCAACCGCGATCTGTCCAAGGCCCAGCAACTCGCCGAACAGAGCCTGGAACTGTACCGTGCCCTGGACGACGTGGGCGGTCAGGCCCACGCCATGAGCACGCGGGCGACCATCGCTTTTGATCTGGGACAGATTGAGGAGGCGGCGCAGTCGGCTCAAGCCGCCCGTGAATTTGGGATGATGGTTGGCAACATCTCCGTCATCAACACGGCGCTGGGGATTGCCGGCAAATCGGCAGCCAAGCTGGGGCGACCCGACGAGGGAAAAGCGCTGCTGATCCAGGCCATCGAACGTGATCAGGTCGCCCAATTGACGCCTTTCGAAGCCTGGCACCGCTTCGAGCTGGGGCATGTTCACCATCAGCTGGGCGAACTGACCGAGGCCCGACAGTGTTACGACGCGGCCCTGGAACTGGCCAAAAATTCGGTGATCCGCGACCTTGAGTTGCAAATCTGCCTGCGCCTTTCGGAACTGTGCGCCCAGGAGGGCCGCCACCAGGAGGCCTTTGAGCTGTACCGCCAGCACCATGACGTGGAAAGAGACATCCATAACCAGACGGCGGCCCTGAAAACCCGCGCCCTGATGACCCAGCTGGAAGTCGAACGGGCCAAGTCCGAAGCCCAGATTTACCGGCTGAAGACCATCGAGCTGGCGAATGCCAATCAGGCGCTGGAACGGGTGAACACCGAAAAGAGCGGACTCGTGAACATGCTCGAGGAACAGTCACGTCTGCTGGAACGGCAGCTTTCCGAAGACGGCCTGACTGGGCTGTTCAACCGCAAACATGTGGAGGGCCTGCTGCAACACGAGTTTCTCAACAGCCGGACAAAGCACCGGCCCCACGTCTCCCAACCGCTGTGCGCGGCGATGGCCGACATCGACCACTTCAAGCAGATCAACGACCGCTTTTCCCATCTGGTCGGAGATCAGGTGCTGCGGACCGTGTCCCGCCTGTTCCAGGGTGCGGTGCGGCCCACGGACAGCATCGGACGTTATGGCGGCGAGGAATTTCTGTTCGTCTTTCCCAACACGGAACTGGAACAGGGCCAGCGCATCTGCCAGCGGGTGCTCGAACAGGTGCAGAGCTACGACTGGTCCCAGATTCATCCGCACCTGAACGTCACGCTGTCCATCGGGGTGGCCTGTGATCCCAGCGTTTCCAACCACGAGAAGCTGATCTCCCTGGCCGACGAACAGCTGTACCGCGCCAAAAACTCCGGCCGCAACCGCGTCTGCACTGCCGGAAGTTAG
- a CDS encoding winged helix-turn-helix domain-containing protein — translation MSLLASLAATPSGSDVGLSAKEQALFDVLNGHPGRLFSRSAILERVWGLTFEGDDRIVDVYVRRIRRKLGEDTIETVRGAGYRCPEDRHGPQAWPHAHHLSPDARTVLQLGRRMLGAQSVEEVLLEIDAALKGTVQVAGVALLMSASRDREGGWDIQNTVGDPELKWAAMPQPTTDLAEYGEGWGQDRSTALLPLCGSGEIWGWLAMISPVRVRWPATARAQLEAVAALVHPALRLCQETALREQTQRELRELNARLEQRVFQRTQELRQAQHHSEALNQLSRRMETARSVPELLALSLPLLAQLAGTDACAAHWQPLGTPASPAPALACYRQDGTFCHVPGLPDPDAGTHDGAAQTGEGLTLYPDNGWTVRSEVDGDVLILHAFQVDGPVQTPDGSAAERSPQHRAMPSRAHAALPSPLLQIAAQSLALMLARQMQLAALERTALTDESTGLGNRQAFLADLHREVAFATRHGSGFALHLIEIANIRFMNATAGYAGGNDAILALVQTLNGVRRTEDRAYRLNGATFAVLLRSAPGSAAPPDGPPDDRQDRLKRGWPGRLRSALEGLLGRTPALNLHVGQALFPTGADSASELLRTALEDLGPLTVPAPTRRRSDAVPQD, via the coding sequence GTGAGCCTCCTCGCGTCTCTGGCAGCCACACCCTCCGGGAGCGACGTGGGGCTGAGTGCCAAGGAACAGGCGCTGTTTGACGTGCTGAACGGTCATCCGGGGCGGCTGTTCTCACGGTCCGCCATTCTGGAGCGGGTCTGGGGGCTGACGTTTGAGGGCGACGACCGGATTGTGGACGTGTATGTCCGGCGTATCCGGCGCAAGCTGGGCGAGGACACCATCGAGACGGTCCGCGGCGCAGGCTACCGGTGCCCGGAAGACCGTCATGGGCCGCAGGCATGGCCCCACGCCCACCACCTGTCCCCGGACGCGCGCACGGTGCTTCAGCTGGGCCGCCGGATGCTGGGGGCCCAGAGCGTGGAGGAGGTGTTGCTGGAAATCGACGCGGCGCTGAAAGGAACGGTGCAGGTCGCCGGCGTCGCCCTGTTAATGAGCGCATCCAGGGACCGGGAGGGCGGCTGGGACATCCAGAACACGGTGGGTGACCCGGAGCTGAAGTGGGCGGCCATGCCCCAGCCCACCACGGACCTGGCCGAATACGGGGAGGGCTGGGGGCAAGACCGCTCCACTGCGCTACTTCCGCTGTGCGGCTCCGGGGAAATCTGGGGCTGGCTGGCCATGATCAGCCCGGTCAGGGTCCGCTGGCCGGCGACGGCGCGTGCCCAGCTCGAAGCGGTGGCGGCGCTGGTCCATCCGGCGCTGCGGCTGTGCCAGGAAACTGCCCTGCGCGAACAGACCCAGCGCGAGCTGCGGGAGCTGAATGCCCGGCTGGAACAGCGCGTCTTCCAGCGCACCCAGGAATTGCGCCAGGCCCAGCACCACAGCGAGGCCCTGAACCAGCTCTCGCGCCGCATGGAGACGGCCCGCAGCGTGCCTGAACTGCTCGCGCTCAGCCTGCCCCTGCTCGCGCAGCTCGCCGGTACCGATGCCTGCGCGGCCCACTGGCAACCGCTGGGCACACCCGCATCCCCGGCTCCGGCCCTGGCCTGCTACCGGCAGGACGGAACCTTCTGTCATGTGCCCGGCCTGCCGGACCCCGACGCGGGCACGCACGACGGCGCCGCGCAGACCGGCGAAGGCCTGACCCTGTATCCAGACAACGGCTGGACCGTTCGCAGCGAGGTGGACGGCGACGTCCTGATCCTGCACGCCTTTCAGGTGGATGGGCCTGTCCAGACGCCGGACGGATCAGCGGCGGAGCGCTCCCCCCAACACAGGGCCATGCCTTCCAGGGCCCACGCCGCGTTGCCCAGCCCCCTCCTGCAGATCGCCGCGCAGTCGCTGGCGCTGATGCTCGCGCGTCAGATGCAGCTCGCGGCCCTGGAGCGCACCGCCCTGACCGACGAATCGACCGGGCTGGGCAACCGTCAGGCTTTTCTGGCCGACCTTCACCGCGAGGTGGCCTTCGCGACCCGCCACGGCAGCGGCTTCGCGCTGCACCTGATCGAGATTGCCAACATCCGCTTCATGAATGCGACCGCCGGGTATGCGGGGGGCAACGACGCGATCCTGGCGCTGGTGCAGACCCTGAACGGGGTGCGCCGCACCGAGGACCGGGCCTACCGCCTAAACGGCGCGACCTTTGCGGTCCTGCTGCGCTCTGCGCCCGGTAGTGCGGCGCCCCCGGACGGACCGCCGGACGACCGGCAGGACCGCCTGAAACGGGGATGGCCCGGCCGCCTGCGCTCGGCCCTGGAGGGCCTGCTGGGCCGCACCCCGGCCCTGAACTTGCATGTGGGGCAGGCGCTGTTTCCCACCGGAGCCGACAGTGCCTCGGAGCTGCTCCGGACGGCCCTCGAGGACCTCGGACCACTGACCGTTCCCGCCCCGACCCGCAGGAGGTCAGATGCTGTCCCCCAAGATTGA
- a CDS encoding alpha/beta hydrolase family protein, whose amino-acid sequence MTRTFQAADPHATPTVNGRPYRIERHVLAGIPCLLELPPEGEAVRAVCPVYHGAWATKEGKLGVYADLAARGVAVVVPDAALHGERQADAPPGLNAREYVWESVRRTVAEAPALLDALADRLGPLPAFVVGSSMGGYVALTLARTETRVRRAAALITSGVWEEPEVHRSELRTFLEDNRPITHADDFPHIPLLLASGDSDPVFGPSAHHVPTATALHGAYARAGRSNHFHEAVLPGVGHYTSRAMRDRVLEFLLSDDALTR is encoded by the coding sequence ATGACCCGCACCTTTCAGGCAGCTGACCCGCACGCCACACCCACGGTGAACGGGCGGCCCTACCGCATCGAGCGGCACGTTCTGGCCGGCATTCCCTGTCTGCTGGAATTGCCGCCGGAGGGCGAGGCCGTTCGGGCCGTGTGCCCGGTCTACCACGGAGCCTGGGCCACCAAGGAAGGCAAGCTGGGCGTGTATGCGGACCTGGCCGCACGCGGCGTGGCCGTGGTGGTTCCGGACGCCGCCCTGCACGGCGAACGGCAAGCCGACGCGCCGCCCGGCCTGAATGCCCGCGAGTATGTCTGGGAAAGTGTGCGCCGTACGGTGGCCGAGGCTCCGGCCCTGCTGGACGCGCTGGCCGACCGCCTCGGGCCGCTGCCGGCGTTCGTGGTCGGCTCCAGCATGGGCGGCTACGTGGCCCTGACCCTGGCCCGTACCGAAACGCGGGTCAGGCGGGCAGCGGCCCTGATCACCTCCGGCGTGTGGGAGGAACCGGAGGTCCACCGCAGCGAGCTGCGAACCTTTCTGGAGGACAACCGGCCCATCACCCATGCGGACGACTTCCCGCACATTCCGCTGCTGCTGGCGAGCGGCGACAGCGACCCGGTGTTCGGGCCAAGCGCACACCATGTTCCAACGGCGACGGCATTGCACGGCGCTTACGCCCGGGCAGGCCGCAGCAACCACTTTCACGAAGCGGTCCTGCCGGGGGTCGGCCACTACACCAGCCGCGCCATGCGTGACCGGGTGCTGGAATTTCTGCTGTCGGATGACGCCCTCACCCGTTGA
- a CDS encoding histidine phosphatase family protein, whose product MSGDFLLIRHARAAGQAPNAPLTPEGEEAARRLAPRLVPLGITRIVSSPWVRAVDTARPLAQRLGLSIETDERLTERVLSGTDRADWQDRLRESFSDPDLCLPGGESGPAARARATATLAGARDPHGMTAVFTHGNLLALTLELDYTGWANLKNPDVWRWNADGPASRIPCP is encoded by the coding sequence ATGAGCGGCGACTTTCTGCTGATCCGGCACGCCAGGGCCGCCGGACAGGCCCCGAACGCGCCGCTGACCCCCGAGGGCGAGGAAGCGGCGCGGCGGCTGGCGCCCCGGCTGGTCCCCCTGGGCATCACCCGCATCGTCAGCAGTCCGTGGGTGCGGGCAGTGGACACGGCGCGGCCTCTGGCGCAGCGGCTCGGCCTGAGCATCGAAACCGACGAACGCCTGACCGAGCGGGTGCTGTCCGGGACCGACCGCGCCGACTGGCAGGACCGGCTGCGCGAGAGCTTCAGCGATCCGGACCTGTGTCTGCCCGGCGGCGAATCCGGCCCCGCGGCGCGGGCGCGGGCGACCGCTACCCTGGCCGGGGCCCGCGACCCTCACGGCATGACCGCCGTGTTTACCCACGGCAATCTGCTCGCCCTGACGCTGGAGCTGGACTACACCGGCTGGGCAAACCTCAAGAATCCCGATGTGTGGCGCTGGAACGCGGATGGGCCCGCTTCACGTATACCGTGCCCATGA
- a CDS encoding DinB family protein, protein MSNDSWAHIEPDARYTPQISVLVQMMNYARMTTLHAVQGLTTQQLDAVPQGFSNSIGMLLAHIAAVDRLYHHVSFEERAYEEADPAMLGALSMGTEGPPPPTGQSLNGLLAELEASRAATLKAFGGKDDRWLASRLTVPGFEAMNHHWAWFHVMEDEVSHRGQIRILRKQASQGETG, encoded by the coding sequence ATGTCCAACGACTCCTGGGCCCACATAGAGCCGGATGCCCGGTACACGCCTCAGATCAGCGTGCTGGTGCAGATGATGAACTACGCCCGAATGACGACCCTGCACGCGGTCCAGGGCCTGACCACCCAGCAGCTGGACGCCGTGCCGCAGGGCTTCAGCAACTCCATCGGGATGCTGCTGGCGCACATCGCGGCGGTGGACCGGCTGTACCACCACGTCTCGTTTGAGGAGCGTGCCTACGAAGAAGCCGATCCCGCCATGCTGGGCGCCCTGTCCATGGGCACAGAAGGCCCACCGCCCCCCACCGGCCAGAGCCTGAACGGATTGCTCGCCGAACTGGAGGCCTCCCGCGCCGCCACCTTGAAGGCCTTTGGTGGCAAAGATGATCGGTGGCTCGCGTCCCGGCTGACCGTCCCCGGATTCGAGGCCATGAACCACCACTGGGCCTGGTTTCACGTTATGGAGGACGAGGTAAGCCACCGGGGCCAGATCCGCATCCTGAGAAAACAAGCGAGCCAGGGAGAAACAGGATGA
- a CDS encoding FAD-dependent oxidoreductase produces MSGPLLPYRTLSRTWDVIVAGGGTAGAIAGIAAARAGARVLVVEAQGSLGGTGTNAWVTPLMRNVSAGENLNRGLTDELKARLLARGDGAVDPGGNDNWFNPEGMKFVLEQMLLEAGGEVLYHTHIVEPLREGDRLTALVIHNKGGLQALGADVFIDATGDADVAARAGVPFHAGDEDGVHQAMSLRFTLAGVDTARLCAFLNANGQGQTGENFLHFWMVWGRNSSLEPLFRRAVTQGVLLERDGDYFQGFSVPGRPGEISFNCPRIRPELHDGADPWQLSAAQTDGRGAIDRLTAFCRSFLPGCEAAYIGVVAPMVGVRESRRIVGEYTLTLEDILDCARFADSICHNHYPVDIHSVKGGARLLHERDGGAPYFAKDAYHEIPYRALVPVGVANLLVPGRAASSTFEAQSAIRVQQNCHSMGEAAGIAAAWAARGHGGRVRDVDPGALQTELRRLGAVL; encoded by the coding sequence GTGAGCGGACCGCTCCTCCCCTACCGGACCCTCTCCCGGACCTGGGACGTGATTGTTGCCGGGGGCGGCACGGCGGGAGCCATCGCCGGCATCGCGGCGGCGCGGGCCGGTGCGCGGGTGCTGGTGGTCGAGGCGCAGGGCAGTCTGGGCGGTACCGGCACGAACGCCTGGGTCACGCCGCTGATGCGCAACGTCTCGGCGGGCGAGAACCTCAACCGGGGCCTGACCGACGAACTCAAGGCGCGGCTGCTCGCCCGCGGCGACGGCGCGGTGGACCCCGGCGGCAACGACAACTGGTTCAACCCCGAGGGCATGAAGTTCGTGCTGGAGCAGATGCTGCTGGAGGCGGGCGGCGAGGTGCTGTACCACACGCATATCGTGGAGCCCCTGCGGGAAGGAGACCGCCTCACGGCCCTCGTCATCCACAACAAGGGAGGGCTGCAGGCCCTGGGGGCCGATGTATTCATCGACGCCACCGGGGACGCGGACGTGGCGGCGCGGGCCGGGGTACCCTTCCACGCGGGCGACGAGGACGGCGTGCATCAGGCCATGAGCCTGCGCTTCACACTGGCCGGAGTGGACACGGCGCGGCTGTGCGCCTTCCTGAACGCGAACGGGCAGGGACAGACCGGCGAGAATTTCCTGCACTTCTGGATGGTCTGGGGCCGGAACAGCTCGCTGGAGCCGCTGTTCCGGCGGGCGGTGACACAGGGCGTGCTGCTGGAGCGCGACGGCGACTACTTCCAGGGTTTCAGCGTACCGGGCCGCCCCGGCGAGATCAGCTTCAACTGCCCGCGCATCCGGCCCGAACTGCACGACGGAGCCGATCCGTGGCAGCTCAGCGCGGCGCAGACCGACGGGCGCGGGGCCATTGACCGGCTGACCGCCTTCTGCCGCAGCTTCCTGCCCGGCTGTGAGGCGGCCTACATCGGCGTGGTCGCCCCCATGGTCGGCGTGCGCGAGTCAAGGCGCATCGTGGGCGAGTACACGCTGACGCTGGAAGACATCCTGGACTGCGCCCGCTTTGCGGACTCCATCTGCCACAACCACTACCCGGTGGATATTCATTCGGTCAAGGGCGGCGCACGGCTGCTGCACGAGCGCGACGGCGGCGCGCCGTACTTTGCGAAGGACGCCTACCACGAGATTCCCTACCGGGCGCTTGTTCCGGTCGGGGTGGCCAACCTGCTGGTGCCGGGGCGAGCGGCGAGCAGCACCTTCGAGGCGCAGTCGGCCATCCGCGTGCAGCAGAACTGCCACAGCATGGGCGAGGCCGCCGGAATCGCCGCCGCGTGGGCTGCACGCGGGCATGGCGGACGGGTGCGGGATGTGGACCCAGGGGCCCTGCAAACCGAACTGCGCCGCCTGGGGGCCGTCCTCTGA
- a CDS encoding carbohydrate ABC transporter permease: MLETRPAPVQPDSFAAAAARLKARRRQRRRLTDLLAYTVLIAIALIMLYPFYWTLITSLEPTGNIYEAKIVPQAVGLRNYAEMWKGTTVPFWRLILNSLIICTLGVSLTVTLATLAAYPLAKMRFPGRDLIFYAILALMVLPNESGLIVNYITTIKLGLLQQTNPVIDAVRQYLAVVLPGLASIVGLFLLRQAYLGIPQELIEAARIDGAPELTIWRRIMLPLATPTIAAFAILEFVAYWNSFLWARIMLPDKNLLPLSAGLLELSGTFSTNSRAVMAGAVITIIPILIVFAFGQKYFMKGLEGAVKG, encoded by the coding sequence ATGCTTGAGACGCGCCCCGCACCCGTTCAGCCCGATTCGTTTGCCGCCGCCGCCGCCCGGCTCAAGGCCCGGCGCAGGCAGCGCCGCCGCCTGACCGATCTGCTGGCCTACACCGTGCTGATCGCCATCGCCCTGATCATGCTGTATCCGTTCTACTGGACCCTCATTACCAGTCTCGAGCCGACCGGCAACATCTATGAGGCCAAGATCGTGCCCCAGGCGGTGGGCCTGCGCAACTACGCCGAGATGTGGAAGGGCACCACCGTGCCGTTCTGGCGGCTGATCCTCAACAGCCTGATCATCTGCACGCTGGGCGTGTCCCTGACGGTCACGCTGGCCACCCTGGCCGCCTACCCGCTGGCGAAGATGCGTTTTCCGGGCCGTGACCTGATCTTCTACGCCATCCTGGCACTGATGGTCCTGCCCAACGAGTCGGGGCTGATCGTCAACTACATCACCACCATCAAGCTGGGGCTGCTGCAACAGACCAACCCGGTGATCGACGCGGTCCGGCAGTACCTCGCGGTGGTGCTGCCGGGGCTGGCCTCCATCGTGGGGCTGTTTCTGCTGCGGCAGGCGTACCTGGGCATTCCGCAGGAGCTGATCGAGGCCGCGCGCATCGACGGCGCCCCTGAGCTGACCATCTGGCGGCGCATCATGCTGCCGCTGGCAACGCCCACCATCGCGGCCTTCGCCATCCTGGAATTCGTGGCATACTGGAACTCGTTTCTGTGGGCGCGCATCATGCTGCCCGACAAGAACCTGCTGCCGCTCTCGGCGGGCCTGCTGGAACTCAGCGGCACCTTTTCCACCAACAGCCGCGCGGTGATGGCGGGCGCGGTGATCACCATCATCCCCATTCTGATCGTCTTTGCCTTCGGGCAGAAGTATTTCATGAAGGGCCTGGAGGGAGCGGTGAAAGGATGA
- a CDS encoding carbohydrate ABC transporter permease produces MTTPSRRLSRREQHRAGGTGAKVTARNTLIAYAFLLPFLTLLVVYHTWPVIFGTYLAFTKYNIISPPQWVGLDNFRELLRDEQFWSGLKNSLKYILVVPVIQVVAILVALLVNRPMRGIGFFRTAFYVPVVTSFAVVGLIWNWMYQQEGPVNAVLGFLGLHRGGSFLNNPATALYAVMFVTLWKGIGYYMVLYLAGLQSISPELEEAATIDGAGRTQVFWNITLPGLRPTILVCSLLSTISAIKVFEEIYVMTQGGPAGSTYTALFYTYSRAFQDFQYGLAAAGGIIIAVISILFGLINFRLTRGGRADA; encoded by the coding sequence ATGACCACCCCCTCCCGGCGCCTGTCGCGCCGCGAACAGCACCGGGCCGGCGGCACGGGCGCGAAAGTGACCGCGCGCAACACGCTGATCGCCTACGCCTTCTTGCTGCCGTTCCTGACTCTGCTGGTCGTGTACCACACTTGGCCGGTGATCTTCGGCACGTATCTGGCGTTCACGAAGTACAACATCATCAGTCCGCCGCAGTGGGTGGGCCTGGACAACTTCCGCGAACTGCTGCGCGACGAGCAGTTCTGGTCGGGGCTGAAGAACAGCTTGAAGTACATCCTGGTGGTGCCGGTGATTCAGGTGGTCGCCATTCTGGTGGCGCTGCTGGTCAACCGGCCCATGCGCGGCATCGGTTTTTTCCGCACGGCCTTCTATGTCCCGGTGGTGACGAGTTTTGCGGTGGTAGGGTTGATCTGGAACTGGATGTACCAGCAGGAGGGACCGGTGAACGCGGTGCTGGGTTTCCTGGGCCTGCACCGGGGCGGCAGCTTTCTGAACAATCCGGCGACCGCCCTGTACGCCGTGATGTTCGTGACGCTGTGGAAGGGCATCGGCTACTACATGGTGCTGTACCTCGCGGGCCTGCAGAGCATCAGCCCGGAGCTGGAGGAGGCCGCCACCATCGACGGCGCGGGCCGCACGCAGGTCTTCTGGAACATCACGTTGCCGGGGCTGCGGCCCACAATACTGGTGTGCAGCCTGCTGTCTACCATCAGCGCCATCAAGGTATTCGAGGAAATCTACGTGATGACCCAGGGCGGCCCCGCCGGCAGCACCTACACCGCACTGTTCTACACCTACTCGCGCGCCTTTCAGGACTTTCAGTACGGCCTGGCCGCCGCCGGGGGCATCATCATTGCCGTGATCTCCATCCTGTTCGGGCTGATCAACTTCCGCCTGACGAGGGGAGGACGCGCCGATGCTTGA